The sequence CGAAAATGAACCTGGCCAAATTCGGATCAATCGCTTGTAAACACCTTAAAAGTAATGCAATTGCGGTAGTAACAGAAACTGAAAAAGGTGCTTTCTGGTTAACCGGAGCAGGAATGGGACAGCCAAACCGTTTAGACAGTTTGCGCTACCTTACCATGCCACGTTTCGACCTGAAAGGTGGATTGGATATCGAAAAATCGGTATTGATTTCCGACGCTTTCTTCCCGTTCCGCGACAGTATTGAGGCAGCCAACGAATACGGTGTAAAATACATCATCGAGCCGGGTGGTAGCATCCGCGACGAGGAAGTGATCGACGCTTGTAACGAATTTGGTATTGCCATGGCATTTACAGGCCGCAGACATTTCAGACATTAATAAATAAAATTATCTTTATAGCACTAGATACATAGCAAATTAATTTATGGGTTTATTTTCATTTTTAACGCAGGAGATAGCAATTGACCTTGGAACGGCCAATACTATTATCATCCATAATGATAAAATTGTAGTGGACGAACCTTCGATTGTAGCCATCGATCTGAAAACAGAAAAGATGGTTGCAATTGGTGAGAAAGCAAGGCAGATGCAAGGGAAGACGCACGCAAACTTAAAGACGATCAGGCCATTGCGCGATGGTGTGATTGCCGACTTTAATGCTGCCGAGCAAATGATTAGGGGGATGATTAAAATGATTAACCCGAAGTCGAGGATGTTTTCTCCGGCTTTAAAAATGGTAATTTGTATCCCGTCAGGAAGTACCGAAGTTGAAATCCGTGCGGTACGCGACTCGTCGGAACATGCCGGTGGTCGCGAGGTATACATGGTTTACGAACCACTGGCCGCTGCAATTGGTATTGGTTTAGATGTGGAAGCTCCTGAAGGAAATATGGTAGTGGATATAGGTGGTGGTACTACCGAGATTGCGGTAATCTCGCTTGGTGGTATTGTTACCAATAAATCAATCCGTATAGCCGGCGACGATCTTACTGCCGACATTATGGAATATATGCGTCATCAACACAATATTAAAATTGGTGAACGTACCGCAGAAGAAATAAAAATTCATGTAGGTTCGGCTTTGTCGCAGTTGAAAGATGCACCACCTGATTATGTGGTTCAGGGGCCAAACCAAATGACAGCTTTGCCAATTGAGGTTCCGGTTTCGTACCAGGAAATTGCTCATTGTCTGGAAAAATCGATATCGAAAATTGAAACAGCTGTTTTGAGTGCCTTGGAGCAAACACCACCTGAATTGTATGCCGATATTGTTGTAAAAGGAATTTGGCTGGCAGGTGGTGGTGCCCTCTTAAAAGGACTTGATAAACGATTGACCGACAAAATTGGTATTCCGTTCCATATTGCTGAAGACCCGTTAAGGGCAGTTGTAAGAGGTACGGGTATTGCACTGAAGAATGTAGAAAACTTCTCATTCCTTATCCGCTAATAGAAAGTTAAAAACATAAATGCGCAGTCTCCTTCGATTCCTTGTAAGAAATTATGCGTTTCTGCTGTTTCTTTTGTTAGAAGCGGTTTCGTTGGTGATGGTTTTTAGTTACAATAGCTTTCAGCGTTCACGATTTCTAAATTCAGCAAACTTTGTTACTGCGGGCTTGTACAATACAACAAGTTCGGTATTGCAATATTTCGAGCTGGCAAAAGTGAATGAGCAACTTGCAGAAGAAAATGCCTATTTGCGTACACAAA comes from uncultured Draconibacterium sp. and encodes:
- a CDS encoding rod shape-determining protein, giving the protein MGLFSFLTQEIAIDLGTANTIIIHNDKIVVDEPSIVAIDLKTEKMVAIGEKARQMQGKTHANLKTIRPLRDGVIADFNAAEQMIRGMIKMINPKSRMFSPALKMVICIPSGSTEVEIRAVRDSSEHAGGREVYMVYEPLAAAIGIGLDVEAPEGNMVVDIGGGTTEIAVISLGGIVTNKSIRIAGDDLTADIMEYMRHQHNIKIGERTAEEIKIHVGSALSQLKDAPPDYVVQGPNQMTALPIEVPVSYQEIAHCLEKSISKIETAVLSALEQTPPELYADIVVKGIWLAGGGALLKGLDKRLTDKIGIPFHIAEDPLRAVVRGTGIALKNVENFSFLIR